Sequence from the Cytophagia bacterium CHB2 genome:
CAAAAATTTCCCCTGGCGCGTAGTGTTTTGGGCCGTGGGTTTGCAGCTTTTTTTCGCGTTCATCATTCTGTGGACCGACGCCGGCAAGGCAGTCTTTCAGTGGACCGGCGACAAAGTGGCGGCGTTTCTCGACTTTACCAAGGCCGGCTCGGGATTTCTTTTCGGCAACCTCATCAAACCGGAATATCAAGACACGTTCGGTTTTCAATTCGCCTTCGGCATTCTTCCCACCATTATATTTTTTTCCGCGGTGATGTCCATCCTGTATCACC
This genomic interval carries:
- a CDS encoding NupC/NupG family nucleoside CNT transporter, giving the protein MERLTSVLGMVAMIGIAYAISYDRKNFPWRVVFWAVGLQLFFAFIILWTDAGKAVFQWTGDKVAAFLDFTKAGSGFLFGNLIKPEYQDTFGFQFAFGILPTIIFFSAVMSILYHLGIMQRVVEVIARGMAKTMGTSGAESLSCSANIFVGQTEAPL